The DNA region TACTTCTCCCTCATGTTCACGGCAGAAGATCGGGTCAGTCAGTCGACCTACCGGCTGGATGGTATGGCAGCTAAGATGTTTGCAGCAGTGCTGGATTTCATCTACAGCGCCCAGGTGTCTGTGGAGGAGAGCGCCACAGAGCAGATTCTGGCCACGGCTCGTCTTATGGAGGTCAGCGACCTGGTCAAGGTGCTCACAGAACTCACACACTCTACTGCAGCGATTAGAGATGGGGAGGTAAAGGCAGATATCGCAGAGGTGCCGGATCGGTCGAAACGCAAAAGAGGACGGCCAAAGAAGAATGTGCTTGTAACAGAGCTGGAGGGGAGAAGTGCTCCTTGTGAGAGCTCAGAGGAGGGACTGGCTGCAAATATGGACTGTGTAGTGATGGAGTCACAAACTAAAGACGATGCAGAATGTAACTCAGGAGCCAACGCAAGGAAGAGCAAACGCAAAATCAGGCCACCGGTGAAATACAAGAGCTACAGGGTGGACAGCGACACAGCAGGTAGTGAAGAGCCTGGGAAGAGAGGCAGGAAGAGGAAATACCCCGACACTGAGGCCCGATGTGAGGACTGTGGCAAAGTGTTCAAAAACCACCTCTTCTTAAAGATTCATCAGAGGACTCATACAGGTAAGCTGCCTTTTGagttatgattttaaaaaagttatagtatagtatgccataaaaatgtaaaaaaaaaaaaaaaaaaagtcatagtatagtttgttgtaaaaaaatgtcatagtacagtatgtcataaaacagtttttaaaagtcattgtatggtatgccataaaaacatagtataaaaacatagtatagtatgccataacattttttttttttttttaaatcatagtatagtatagtatatcataaaaagtcagtaaaaaagtaaaaaaaaaaaaaaaaaaaaaaaggaattggAAAAGTCCTAAAGTATAGTAttccataaaaaatgtcataaaaaagtaaaaaaaaaaataaaaaagtcatagtatagtatgccatgaaaagtttttaaaaaatcttagtaaagtatgtcataaaaatgtaaaacaaaaaagtcataatatacagtatatgtcacaacataatgtcattaaaaaagttataaaaataaagtcacagtatagtatgctataaaatgtcatcaaaagtatagtatgccataaaaaatcaTGTTATAGTATCTCgagaaaagtcataaataagtcatatgtcgaaaaaagtcataaaaaaatcatagtatagtatgttgaaaaaaatcctaaaagacatagtacagtatgtcaaaatagtcataaaaattcatagtatgttgtaaaacataatttaaaacagtcatagtatgtcgaaaagaaattcatagtatagtaggtcgaaaaaatgaattaagtcatagtatagcattgtcgaaaaaaaattcatagtaaagtatgtcaaaataattaattaaaaagtcatagtatagtaggtcgaaaaaaaattcatagtatagtaggtcgaaaaatgaattaaaaagtcaaagtatagtatgttgaaaaaaaatattcaaaacagtcataatatagtatgtcgaaaaacaatTCATAGTACAGTAGGTcgaaaaaattatttaaaaagtcatagtatagcaggttgaaaaatttattaaaaagtcaaagtatagtatgtcgaaaaaaaatcagtaaggagagaatgttgaaaaaaatgaaaagtcatagtatgccataaaaacagtttaaaaaaaacccatcatagtatattatgtcataaaatatataatacatataatatatacatatatatatatatatatgtcattaatagtgtgtgtgtacttttcCTGTGCTGCCCTCAATCATATGCTGGCTCCCTAAATATGCACTTATTCATCAAAactttgagaacccctgatcACCCTCCTAAAGGATCATTTCGGTCTATTACAAATTTGGTCTTATTTTCATACTTACTTCATACTTCCAAATAAACCAGAGCTGGTCATAAGAAAGATGCTTCCAACTGCAAACATTTATTTGGACTTATGTGTTACAGATTTAATCACATCACAGATGTTTGATTATATCAGGAAAAGGGAAAAGTGTGGAGTTGGAGCATCTGTCTCTCAACACTGATCAAATTAACCTCAATGTTGCTACTCTGTAGGTGATACCACACTTAGACCTTTGTCATTGTTTCTGCAGGAGAGAAGCCCTTTCGGTGCCTGGTTTGTGGAAAGGCCTTTACCCAGAAGCACACGCTGCTGGTTCACCAGCGCATGCACACCGGAGAAAAGCCGTTTGTCTGTACCGTCTGCTCCAAAGCGCTCTCCACCAAACACGCTCTACAAGAGCACATGAACCTCCATGAAGGTATCTGATCAAGttactgtgtactgtatattattttctGATGATTACAAAATGAAATTCTGGAAAGATTAGTGAACTATATTTGGTCATACATTGAATCAGAAAACTGCATTTTTAGAAATCAAATTGTTAAAAAGTATTCCCATTAATCAATCAAGTCTATAGTGTCTTGTTCTCTACTATAAATTATTTCTCTTTACCTGCATCCTTAGGAGACAAATCCTTTACCTGTGATAAATGTGGAAAGACCTTCACTCAGAGGAGGCAACTTAAGAGCCATTACAGAGTTCATACAGGTGAGAATCACTTCAACAGCAGCAGGTTCATTTTAATATAATCACTCTAAATGATTGATAATGTATTCCTTGTTCTTTTTTCTTAATTAAAGGCAAATCATTACCAGAATGTGCTCACTGTCAACACAAGTTTATGGACACGGCTCAGCTGAAGAAGCACCTGAGGACTCATACAGGTAAAGTCAGACAAGCTATTGACATTACTGTGAATCTGTATTATGTGGAAGCACTTAATGACATTATTAATGTCCTTACAGGTGAGAAGCCCTTCACCTGTGAGATTTGCGGGAAGTGTTTTACAGCCAAGAGCACGCTGCAGACTCACATCAGGATTCACAGGTGAGTTAATAAATACAACACAAGTTTCCATTTAACAGCTTTAATTGATTCATAGATTAAACAAAGATCAACATAGGAGGACAAAGTATTCAGATCTGTTAAGTAAAAGCACCAATacaacagtgtaaaaatacgaattatcagaaaaatataattaaagtatcaaaagaCATCTGAAACGTGACGAGGTACAACTCAACACTTTTTTGTAAAAGGTCACAAACATAAAAAtagtttaatctttaacaatgtgTTGCATTTTATGAGCttatcagatgtttttttttatgtaaatattcaACTGAAAAGTAATTAAAGCAGTCAATCTTTATGAGCAACCCCCTTCATACAAATATTTCTATgatctatttttattataaaatattgattaaaggagcattaaagggatagttagttttttttcatgaggaacttatccatagtcagtgttttaCCCAAAGCTTGGAAtagcagacaggagttaacgcacggaagcaaagcaatgtacttctgttgacggggccagcagcaaaatgtattttagccaccaaaaagaaatatcagtttaagtgtacactatatttagaatattttcactgctgtatcttgccgtcagacaggggaactgaaggtgaaacatgctttcgccaaagccaccagactccattgaaaaaaactgtaattttacctcgcagaacacgggagttgctggtctacctctGCCTTGAGCTGTTAGGTTGTTTGTGTTACTTttgttagttcagattcaccaaagttactcaataacacaaacaaattaactgatcgaggcagcgctACACCAGCAACTTCAGTGTTCTGCcgggtaaaattacagtttttttcaatggagtctggtggctttggtgagagcatagatggatacaataTCTTCtattccccgtcagaaagggctgtctgacagcaaggtaaagcagtgaaaatattctgaatatatcattcatttaaactgatattgattttttttaggtggctaaaatacgttttgctgccgtccccgtccacagcagtacattgctttgcttccgtgcagtaactccgttctgcttctctaaactggggtcgtgccgaccgtcatctactgtagataatatgACTATGTACCACATACAAGCCCAATTCAAAACACCTgatcaaaatgtctttttttcagagGAGAGAAGCCATACGACTGCGGCATCTGCAACAAATCCTTCTCGGACCCCAGCGCGAGACGACGACATGTCGCCTCTCACTCAGGGAAGAAACCCTTcacctgctcctcctgcagcctctCATTTACCCGCCTGGAcaatctgaaaacacacaccaaATCCCACAACAAGGAAATGGCTGCGACAACAGACGCCTCATCAGATGCAGCGGTAGCGGCACCACCAGAGGAGGTGCGTAACatcctgcagctgcagcagtacCAGCTGCCCTCCAGCTCTGAACAGGAGATCCAGCTGGTGGTGACGGGAGACGTGGACAACATTAACTTTGTGCCGGGTCAGAACCAGGAGATCAGCATCATCACCGCAGAGGGGGAGACGACGGACTCGGCCCACTCCAGGCTCACCCTCCTCACCCAGTCGGCAGGAAACGTGCAGAATGTGGCGCTGGTCACTCAGGGCAGCGTGGTGGACCAGAGCCCTCACATTCAGACTATCAGTATGCTGGAAGGCCAGATGACGCACCAGCCTGAGCAGATGCACGTCATCACTCTGAGTAAAGAGGCGATGGAGCACCTACAGGCCCACCACGGTCCACCGCAGCCCCTTCACATCGCACAGCGACCCGTCCAGCAGCTGCAGGTGATGCACCAGCCGATCCAGCAGCTGGCTGTCACTCAGGACACGTCGCAGGGGCAGGTGAGCAGGGAGCAACACGGCCAGCAGGCCATTCACATCAGCAGCCAGAGCAGCCAGCCCATCTCCATCAGCCAGACCAGTGAGCAGATCTCCAGCCACCACATCCAGGGACAAACGTTTCAGATCCAGGCAGGGACCGTCTCCTACCTGTACACCACCGGGCTGCCGCAGGAGAGCTGAGTGGGGGCCAAATGCAGACTGATAACGCTGCTACGGTACATTAATTAATCTAAGACCAACAATACACAGCAGTAAAACGAAATATATGCAATTTGTagaaataaatatcaatatttcttgATCAGATTCATAGAGTATAATGGTGCTACATGATGTTCTGGATAATAAAAATGCCTTGTTGAACAAcaaatgatgattattatgTCTCGGTTCACACACAGTTACTCCTGAGATTCAATAGTGTATCAACATTTAGAAGAGAAAAACAGCTGCTAAAAAAGTTGGTGTTCCTACCCGGGGCTGTATCTCAAAGGTCAGGTAACGACGTCTCAGCAGTCCGGACATGCAGTCGAGACGGATCCTGAAAGAACAACAAAGACTGATTTATCCAAGCGTTTTATgttgagctgtcaatcaattcaattatttaatagcgattaatcaaaaatgatctgttcaaaatgtacctcaaagggagatttgtcaagtatttaatactcttatcaacatgggagtggacaaatatgctgctttatgcaaacatatgtacagtatatatttattaagaacacaaaacaatgacaaatattgtccagaaacctcacaggtactgcatttagcataaaaatatgctcaagtcaTGTGCATCaaatcaacaacagctgtctgtgtcgacttgactatgacttgccccaaactgcatgtgattgtcataaagtgggcattaaaggggagacttgtgggtacccatagaatccattttcattcacatatcttgaggtcagaggtcaatggaccacCTTTGAaatttttttctcaccaaaatttagggtaagtgtggagcgttatttaaccttctcaacaagctagtatgacatggttggtaccaatagattctttaggttttctagtttcatatgatgcccgCGAAagcctaaaaattgcaagtaaattgaaacaaatttgcgttgtaTATTTTCACACAAGCTATTTTTGATCATCATTAGTATTTGTTGAGCTTTAAAGTTCATTCCTGATGTTTGGAACTGTAGTTGACAAAATCTTAACAAGATCTGTTTTGGAGCCGTTCTGGAGTTTAGGATCATGTCACATGATCTTACACAGTTGTCGTGAAATTGTAgatgtttatatgtttttaaaagtttaacattttgggatgtgtacttgtttttttattttttcgaaaaagctatactatggctttttttcattttttcgaaaaaactatactatggcttttttcaccttttctacaaactatactatgacttttttttaattttttcgagaaaaccatactgacttttttttattttttcgaaaaaactctactatgacttttttttcattttttcgaaaaaaccatactatgacttttttttcattttttttacaaactatactatgacttttttttcattttttcgaaaaaaccatactatgacttttttttcattttttcgaaaaaaccatactatgacttttttttcattttttcgaaaaaaacatactatgactttttttttcattttttcgaaaaaaccatactgacttttttttcattttttcgaaaaaaaccatactatgactttttttcattttttcgaaaaaaactatactatgacttttttttcactttttctacaaactatactatgactttttttcttttttttcgagaaaaccatactatgacttcttttcattttttcgaaaaaaaccatactattaatttttttttcattttttcgaaaaaaccatactatgacttttttttcattttttcgaaaaaaccatactatgacttttttttcattttttcgaaaaaactatactatgactttttttttctttttttcgaaaaaaaactatactatgacttttttttcactttttctacaacctatactatgactttttttttaattttttcaaaaaaaacatactatgacttttttttcattttttcgaaaaaaaaccatactattcatttttttttcattttttcgaaaaaaccatactatgacttttttttattttttcgaaaaaactatactatgacttttttcactttttttacaaactatactatgactttttttaattttttcgagaaaaccatactatgactttttttattttttcgaaaaaactatactatgactttttttcactttttttacaaactatactatgacttttttttcattttttcgaaaaaaccatactatgacttttttttcatttttttcgaaaaaaccatactatgacttttttttcattttttcgaaaaatccatactgactttttttcattttttcgaaaaaactatactatgactttttttcactttttctacaaactatactatgacttttttttcgagaaaaccatactatgactttttttaattttttcgaaaaaaaccatactattaatttttttttcattttttcgaaaaaaccatactatgacttttttttcattttttcgaaaaaaccatactgacttttttttcattttttcgaaaaaactatactatgactttttttttctttttttcgaaaaaaaactatactgacttttttttcactttttctacaaactatactatgactttttttttcattttttcaaaaaaaacatactatgacttttttttcattttttcgaaaaaaaccatactattcatttttttttcattttttcgaaaaaaccatactatgactttttttcactttttctacaaactatactatgacttttttttcatttttttgagaaaaccatactatgacttttttttattttttcgaaaaaactatactatgacttttttttcactttttttacaaactatactatgacttttttttcattttttcgaaaaaaccatactatgacttttttttcattttttcgaaaaatccatactgactttttttcattttttcgaaaaaactatactatgacttttttttctttttttcgaaaaagctatactatgacttttttttcattttttcgaaaaaaccatactatgacttttttttcattttttcgaaaaaaccatactgacttttttttcattttttcgaaaaaactatactatgactttttttttctttttttcgaaaaaaaactatactgacttttttttcactttttctacaaactatactatgactttttttttcattttttcaaaaaaaacatactatgacttttttttcattttttcgaaaaaaaccatactattcattttttttttcattttttcgaaaaaaccatactatgactttttttcactttttctacaaactatactatgacttttttttcatttttttgagaaaaccatactatgacttttttttcactttttttacaaactatactatgacttttttttcattttttcgaaaaaaccatactatgacttttttttcattttttcgaaaaatccatactgactttttttcattttttcgaaaaaactatactatgacttttttttctttttttcgaaaaagctatactatgacttttttttcattttttcgaaaaaactatactatgactttttttcactttttctacaaactatactatgacttttttttcaagaaaaccatactatgactttttttaattttttcgaaaaaaaccatactattaatttttttttcattttttcgaaaaaaccatactatgacttttttttcattttttcgaaaaaaccatactatgacttttttttcattttttcgaaaaaactatactatgactttttttttctttttttcgaaaaaaaactatactatgacttttttttcactttttctacaaactatactatgactttttttttcattttttcgaaaaaactatactatgacttttttttcattttttcgaaaaaaacatactatgactttttttttcattttttaaaaaaaaacatactatgacttttttttcattttttcgaaaaaaccatactatgacttttttttcactttttctacaaactatactatgacttttttttcatttttttgagaaaaccatactatgactttttttcattttttcgaaaaaactatactatgacttttttttcactttttttacaaaaaacatactatgactttttttttcattttttcgaaaaaaccatactgacttttttttcattttttcgaaaaaaccatactatgactttttttcattttttcgaaaaaaactatactatgacttttttttcactttttctacaaactatactatgactttttttcttttttttcgagaaaaccatactatgactttttttaattttttcgaaaaaaaccacactattaatttttttttaattttttcgaaaaaaccatattatgacttttttttcattttttcgaaaaaactatactatgacttttttttctttttttcgaaaaaaaactatactacgacttttttttcactttttctacaaactatactatgactttttttttcattttttcaaaaaaaacatactatgacttttttttcattttttcgaaaaaaaccatactattcattttttttcattttttcgaaaaaaccatactatgacttttttttcactttttttcactttttttaatttttttgagaaaaccatactatgacttttttttattttttcgaaaaaactatactatgacttttttttcactttttttacaaactatactatgactttttttaattttttcgagaaaaccatactatgactttttttttcattttttcgaaaaaaccatactatgacttttttttcattttttcgaaaaaaccatactatgacttttttttcattttttttacaaactatactatgacttttttttaattttttcgaaaaaaaccatactatgacttttttttcattttttcgaaaaaaacatactatgactttttttttcattttttcgaaaaaaccatactgacttttttttcattttttcgaaaaaaccatactatgactttttttcattttttcgaaaaaaactatactatgacttttttttcactttttctacaaactatactatgactttttttcttttttttcgagaaaaccatactatgactttttttcattttttcgaaaaaaaacatactattaatttttttttcattttttcgaaaaaaccatactatgacttttttttcattttttcgaaaaaaccatactatgacttttttttcattttttcgaaaaaactatactatgacttttttttcactttttttacaaactatactatgactttttttaattttttcgagaaaaccatactatgacttttttttcattttttcgaaaaaaccatactatgacttttttttcattttttcgaaaaaaccatactatgacttttttttcattttttttacaaactatactatgactttttttaattttttcgagaaaaccatactatgactttttttcactttttttacaaaccatactatgacttttttttcattttttcgaaaaaaactatactatgactttttttttctttttttcgaaaaaaaactatactatgacttttttttcactttttctacaacctatactatgactttttttttcattttttcaaaaaaaacatactatgacttttttttcattttttcgaaaaaaaccatactattcattttttttcattttttcgaaaaaaaccatactatgacttttttttcactttttttcactttttttaatttttttgagaaaaccatacaatgacttttttttattttttcgaaaaaactatactatgacttttttttcactttttttacaaactatactatgactttttttaattttttcgagaaaaccatactatgacttttttttcattttttcgaaaaaaccatactatgacttttttttcattttttcgaaaaaaacatactatgactttttttttaattttttcgaaaaaaccatactgacttttttttcattttttcgaaaaaaccatactatgactttttttcattttttcgaaaaaaactatactatgacttttttttcactttttctacaaactatactatgactttttttcttttttttcgagaaaaccatactatgactttttttcattttttcgaaaaaaaccatactattaatttttttttcattttttcgaaaaaaccatactatgacttttttttcattttttcgaaaaaaccatactatgacttttttttcattttttcgaaaaaaatatactatgacttttttttatttttttcgaaaaaaaactatactatgacttttttttcactttttctacaacctatactatgactttttttttcattttttcaaaaaaaacatactatgactttttttttcattttttcaaaaaaaaccatactattcattttttttcattttttcgaaaaaaccatactgacttttttttcactttttttcactttttttaatttttttgagaaaaccatactatgacttttttttattttttcgaaaaaaaccatactatgacttttttttcactttttctacaaactatactatgacttttttttcatttttttgagaaaaccatactatgactttttttcattttttcgaaaaaactatactatgacttttttttcactttttttacaaaaaacatactatgactttttttttcatttttt from Sebastes umbrosus isolate fSebUmb1 chromosome 16, fSebUmb1.pri, whole genome shotgun sequence includes:
- the zbtb24 gene encoding zinc finger and BTB domain-containing protein 24 gives rise to the protein MSQKATDRTSSLVDLHSDSHKQSILSRFDKLRKRDLLCDITLVVEDVHFKAHKALLAASSEYFSLMFTAEDRVSQSTYRLDGMAAKMFAAVLDFIYSAQVSVEESATEQILATARLMEVSDLVKVLTELTHSTAAIRDGEVKADIAEVPDRSKRKRGRPKKNVLVTELEGRSAPCESSEEGLAANMDCVVMESQTKDDAECNSGANARKSKRKIRPPVKYKSYRVDSDTAGSEEPGKRGRKRKYPDTEARCEDCGKVFKNHLFLKIHQRTHTGEKPFRCLVCGKAFTQKHTLLVHQRMHTGEKPFVCTVCSKALSTKHALQEHMNLHEGDKSFTCDKCGKTFTQRRQLKSHYRVHTGKSLPECAHCQHKFMDTAQLKKHLRTHTGEKPFTCEICGKCFTAKSTLQTHIRIHRGEKPYDCGICNKSFSDPSARRRHVASHSGKKPFTCSSCSLSFTRLDNLKTHTKSHNKEMAATTDASSDAAVAAPPEEVRNILQLQQYQLPSSSEQEIQLVVTGDVDNINFVPGQNQEISIITAEGETTDSAHSRLTLLTQSAGNVQNVALVTQGSVVDQSPHIQTISMLEGQMTHQPEQMHVITLSKEAMEHLQAHHGPPQPLHIAQRPVQQLQVMHQPIQQLAVTQDTSQGQVSREQHGQQAIHISSQSSQPISISQTSEQISSHHIQGQTFQIQAGTVSYLYTTGLPQES